Sequence from the Panicum virgatum strain AP13 chromosome 5N, P.virgatum_v5, whole genome shotgun sequence genome:
TGCGTCCGCCTTGctacagaagatggagtgccgctgcccaacccatggaacatagagtatctgtgtaagttttacacttaggcagagcagagaaatgaatttttcctttgtaataagatagaatcagcgtgcggcccagagcggttggggtccgCCCCCGTAagcccgacctctggcatccatcgcaccgacGGCTAGCATTAatgcgcggcccagagcggtagaggtccgccctcgtaaacccggcctctggcatccatcgcgcaagccatgtacatcaagttgcaaaggaaagattttctcccagttctgtctttgtgtcaaaatttaatttcgcattctgattctcgagattttacttttctaacccccgcacAGACTTCCACTCTGTCCCTACAACtcagatctgtattgagttaccggactgccgtacagatccagaccctcttgctgctggagaggggtccaggcccctagggacctgctctggagagggggtgcttgtttcctggtgtggtccggagtcctgtgtagccgcttagccggttccgtacccaaagcctacacacatCACCGCCCTGTAACAAGTGCTCTAATACCTAgagccgggtaattaggggctcGGACCACGTTctagctcaagagttggcttcctaagtcctacatgGCAGGTCTGGccccatatctcaaaggatcgggTGCGACagagtgacctcacccactgctaggaagGGTCTGGAGCGTTAGAGCCTGGTCTGGAAAAgtcgtgttgtttcctggagtggtccggagccctgtgtagcgccttagcctggttccgcaccctaagcctacacactccaccgctCTGTAACAAACACTGAACTgcctggacctgtgcatctTGAGCTCTGGACCGCGTACTAGCCTaggggccggtccagaataggtcccgcgggcctgctactcagctgtaactttgaagtggtacacaggttaagccctgactgggggtagccagcctcaaaccattgagcctacccaccagggggtcccggcatccgctttaaaggtttcatgcagatcgaggtccagtctcggtggtagacagactcaaaacaactgagtctatctcccatgGGGCCCGGAGCATTCGCTTTGATCCAGACATCATGGATCGaatctgcatgcgtcaaacagctaagttgcagtatcattactaccatacaagcgagtttgattctcctctctgtagttctttcGACTACACAGGAAACAAGACGCTCGCTCGGCTTGCGAACTATGCTACACCTACACGCCTAAGAACGCTTGCCCAACCTCACACGGGagtccggagtgtcttctgcgGCTCCGATGGAAGATATGTCCttacaactgaacctatctgccagggggccagggcgccggggtacTGCAAACCGCAACTAGAGCAAtcgacaaacagctaagttgaaattttcttctatttaaaATTCCAActagtacaatgtttgttacacaacaccaaaaaaaagagagaggtacaaTGTGCAACTTAGGAGTCTGCAggttcccgcttgaagtaggcggcgacgaagtcgacgacctcctgcacgctgtcccgagcggcgacctccgtctccgccacagGACCATCGAGCACGGGGGATAGCGAGATggtcgggtcgtggctccggaggcatgtcagaatgtgctccgccaccatcctgatcagctcgcggccctcgacctcaagctggccagcaaggaccagctccagacgccggagcctatccgaagcggagcTCAGCACTGGAAGGGCGtcagcaatcgaagctggcgcctctgccacttggattgggctcattccaaatggcaccagcGCTAAGCTCGCTTCGCCCGCCCAGTCGACGATCCGCCGGGCCCCCGCGCGCtgctcctcctgcagcttccggaccgcctcctggacccgGCTGTCCAGAGCTGCCTTGGCTGTTTCCACCTCGCGGAgcctctcctcgagctctgccttcctcttctccgccgACTCCTTCCGCTTCTTGAGGGAGTCGTGCTGGCGCTCGAGCTGCTTCTCCATGCTGGCGGTGAGGGATTCCCGTCTGTCAAGGGACTTCCTATCGTCCTCCAGCTCCGACTCGGCAATAGCCAGCTTGCTGGCCCTCTCCTCCAGCTGCTTCCGCCATCCAGCCAGGGTCCCAGAAAGCTCATCCAGCTCCTGCTTGCGGatctcgagaccctggctgcgggtctcaagctcggaccgctGGGCAGCGAGCCGAGTCTCAAGATCGGACCGCTGGGCCGCAAAGCTGACCACCTCcagggcaaaagtctcctcccgCTACGCCAGGGCTTTCTCCCGGCTCGATACTGCAAACTctcggtcgaacaccttccgaaggttggttcggtaggcctcttggtcagccttgagtttggaccgagcttccgcagcatgggaggcttcagccttcgtgtgcgcttccaggcgggtgtgccagtcggagaggcattggcgttcgctctccaggatagcccactcccgccggaaggccgcctcggcggaggaggttgcctccactatcgaccgccggacctggaccagcacctgggggaggggagtcgcttcctcctccgggggtTGGAGCTGGAGGAGCTGCCTACCAAAGactacctccagctcctcctctgctacaggatcggagctggaggtagggacTTCTGGCGCAGGCATCGGGACCTCGGTTGCCATTgtgctcgccgccgcagcactTGTCGCCGTAGCTGGGGTCTCGAGGGCCACCGTGTCGGGTGCTGACgcacccaccgccgccgcgtcagACGCGGCCGCATCCGGCACTGGTGCACCCGTCGCCGCCACATCAGGTGCAGCTGCGCccgacaccggcgcctccgccgctgccacattgggtgcggctgcgcctgacaccggcgcctccgccgctgccacctcaGGTGCGGCCCGACACCGGCGCCttagccgccgccgcgtcgggcgcACCAGCCGCCGTCGAGTCGGGCGCCACTGGGCTTGCGGAAGCCACCGCACCTGCGCTCTCCGTACCCATCATCGCACCCACCATCGTCGCCGAGGCCACTGACGCTTGGACCCCCGCTGGCGAACCAGTGGCGGCGGAAGAACTGCTTGGGCGAGGAGCCCTGACAACAAAGAGAAGGAGCCTTCAGCACAAAGCGGAGCACCGAGAATAAGGGGTGTGGCCAGAATAACACTAACCCTGAGGCGATGGGTCTCCAGCGTCCGCGGAGGCCCGacgactgcttctgctgctagcgctgctcctgtggctgctcctgctgctgctgctgttgctcctGTAGCTGCCGCTGCTGGTGTTGCTGCCGGGGGGAGGTGTCTCtcggcggtgatggtggcggcgcgtcCACCCCGGAGGTCCCGCGATGgccgggggcccgggagctgccctggcccgcgtcctcggcggacctctggcgcttcgcggcgggctccccaactagggtcccgtcgccccgctgCAATCTGCGCCAGCCCGCATCTCCCGACGACGCATCGGAGCTGCTCtgggcctggctgggaccgctcgtggcggcgctaccagccacggcctgcttgcccttcgcAGTGGGGCCGGACCCCGCGATACTCGACACGGCTTGATCCCCGGatgcaccagggatccggatcccacggttcgggtcgcctccggtcG
This genomic interval carries:
- the LOC120675034 gene encoding tropomyosin isoforms c/e-like, with the translated sequence MPAPEVPTSSSDPVAEEELEREETFALEVVSFAAQRSDLETRLAAQRSELETRSQGLEIRKQELDELSGTLAGWRKQLEERASKLAIAESELEDDRKSLDRRESLTASMEKQLERQHDSLKKRKESAEKRKAELEERLREVETAKAALDSRVQEAVRKLQEEQRAGARRIVDWAGEASLALYPGALAPWQIGSVVRTYLPSEPQKTLRTPV